A stretch of the Thermofilum adornatum genome encodes the following:
- a CDS encoding NifB/NifX family molybdenum-iron cluster-binding protein, translating into MRIAVPVVKSGDKILLVPHFGRAPSFAIIDLDGNSYRIVEIFQNPFLTHSHGRGVGVVNELVKKGVNTLLSLGAGYGAYYRLRELGIKIYYVTPPQGKKTMTLQEAMEMFLAGKAEEATGPREEDESH; encoded by the coding sequence ATGAGGATAGCGGTTCCAGTTGTTAAGTCCGGGGACAAAATCCTCCTAGTGCCACACTTCGGCAGGGCTCCCAGCTTTGCGATTATCGACCTAGACGGAAACAGCTACAGAATCGTCGAAATATTCCAGAACCCCTTCCTAACCCACTCACACGGCAGGGGAGTAGGAGTAGTCAACGAGCTAGTAAAGAAGGGGGTAAACACCCTCCTATCGCTCGGAGCAGGCTACGGGGCCTACTACAGGCTAAGAGAGCTCGGCATAAAAATCTACTACGTGACGCCCCCACAGGGCAAAAAGACAATGACCCTGCAAGAAGCAATGGAAATGTTCCTAGCCGGAAAAGCCGAAGAGGCAACTGGACCTAGAGAAGAAGATGAATCGCACTAG
- a CDS encoding P-loop NTPase has protein sequence METDFRVPLIRERLRGFKLVVPVTSPKGGVGKTTISVGLALALARSGVQASLLDTDFTNPTTHISLGVDVEELMPEEEKGVLPVKVEENLEFMSIAFYSKDRALPLRGRESVDAFRELLAVTRWTGKVFVVDTPPGLSDTLLELLRLHRKVRVLVASTCDKMSIVSTKRILEFLDSEKVESLGVVANMCSQPERIREALGIEPIASIPYHEEMPSIEGDRDRLAEKLRPYLEKVVKQITSQL, from the coding sequence ATGGAGACGGATTTCCGAGTACCCCTCATAAGGGAGAGACTCCGAGGCTTCAAGCTAGTTGTCCCAGTTACTAGTCCCAAGGGGGGAGTAGGTAAAACTACAATTTCTGTGGGGCTGGCACTCGCTCTAGCTAGGAGCGGTGTCCAGGCAAGCCTCCTAGACACAGACTTCACGAACCCAACGACCCACATCTCTCTCGGCGTGGACGTTGAGGAATTGATGCCAGAAGAAGAAAAAGGAGTACTGCCAGTAAAAGTAGAGGAAAACCTAGAATTCATGAGCATAGCTTTTTACAGCAAGGACAGGGCTCTTCCCCTACGTGGAAGAGAAAGCGTTGACGCGTTCAGAGAGCTCCTAGCAGTAACAAGGTGGACCGGCAAGGTATTCGTTGTCGACACACCTCCAGGACTCTCTGACACACTCCTAGAGCTTCTCCGCCTGCACAGGAAGGTGAGGGTCCTAGTGGCCTCCACCTGTGACAAGATGAGCATAGTATCTACGAAGAGGATCCTCGAATTCCTAGACAGCGAGAAAGTTGAGTCATTGGGAGTAGTTGCAAACATGTGTAGCCAGCCAGAGAGAATCCGAGAAGCCCTAGGCATAGAGCCTATAGCTAGCATCCCATACCATGAAGAGATGCCCAGCATAGAGGGCGACCGCGACAGATTAGCCGAGAAGCTTCGACCATACCTAGAAAAAGTGGTAAAGCAGATAACGAGCCAACTGTAG
- the hypA gene encoding hydrogenase nickel incorporation protein HypA produces the protein MHEWALAEAVVKTVEELVTSNKDVRHIEVVLGELQAVDEGVFETALRELLEELRTEKGINVQDFKITREEAVFKCMVCGYEWSLKDWSIGEEFREAIHFVPEVVHSYYSCPKCGSRDFEIVRGRGVKVRVD, from the coding sequence GTGCATGAGTGGGCGCTTGCAGAGGCAGTAGTTAAGACTGTTGAAGAGCTTGTAACTAGCAACAAAGACGTCAGGCACATAGAGGTTGTCCTCGGAGAGCTACAGGCCGTAGACGAGGGGGTCTTCGAGACGGCGCTACGAGAGCTTTTGGAAGAGCTCAGGACAGAGAAAGGCATCAACGTCCAAGATTTCAAGATTACACGTGAAGAGGCAGTCTTCAAGTGCATGGTGTGCGGCTACGAATGGAGCCTAAAAGACTGGAGCATTGGGGAAGAGTTCAGGGAGGCGATACACTTTGTCCCAGAAGTTGTTCACTCTTACTATTCCTGCCCGAAATGTGGTAGCCGGGACTTTGAGATAGTTAGAGGCAGAGGGGTAAAGGTAAGGGTGGACTAG
- a CDS encoding ornithine cyclodeaminase — translation MSIRVLTARDIAELVRQVGIDKFMDGLIESLETTFKKWKQLKVTPRVSFHYRQGVVEAMPASDDKWYTVKIVNGHPLNPSRGLQTVVAVAVLVDVETGYPLMFMDATLLTSLRTGAASALATKYLAREDSETLGVIGNGAQSEFLAYAITRVANKLDRILAFDIDRKATEKFTRNMSHLGYTVESVDSPRELALNSDIIVTATASPGRNRVIEKSWVEPGTHINAVGGDAPGKTELDPELVRSSKLVVELLDQALVEGEAQNVGREHVYAELWEVVAGIKPGRTSPQEVTIFDSVGIAIEDLAAITYVYSLAKGDDIGTTIKILPETSNPKDLFSLIAKPLQGREKGFLKNIKLYEN, via the coding sequence ATGTCGATAAGGGTGCTCACAGCTCGGGACATTGCAGAGCTTGTACGCCAAGTAGGAATAGACAAGTTCATGGATGGTCTAATTGAAAGCCTAGAAACCACATTTAAGAAATGGAAACAGCTAAAGGTGACCCCAAGGGTAAGCTTCCACTATAGGCAAGGCGTCGTAGAAGCAATGCCAGCCTCAGACGACAAATGGTACACAGTCAAAATAGTAAACGGTCACCCCCTAAACCCCTCCAGGGGCCTCCAGACAGTCGTAGCCGTAGCAGTGCTAGTAGACGTTGAAACCGGCTACCCCCTGATGTTTATGGATGCAACCCTGCTAACGTCTCTCCGTACAGGTGCAGCCTCGGCACTCGCCACCAAGTACCTTGCAAGGGAAGACTCTGAGACCCTGGGAGTCATCGGCAACGGGGCGCAGTCAGAGTTCCTGGCCTACGCGATTACACGTGTCGCCAACAAGCTCGACAGGATACTCGCCTTCGACATCGACAGGAAGGCCACCGAAAAGTTCACGAGAAACATGTCCCACCTAGGCTACACGGTCGAAAGCGTTGACAGCCCACGAGAATTAGCCTTGAACTCAGACATCATAGTAACAGCCACAGCTTCGCCCGGGAGAAACAGAGTCATCGAGAAGTCCTGGGTCGAGCCTGGAACCCACATCAATGCTGTAGGCGGAGACGCCCCTGGAAAGACAGAGCTTGACCCAGAGCTTGTACGCTCCTCAAAACTCGTAGTGGAGCTTCTAGACCAGGCGTTAGTAGAGGGAGAGGCCCAAAACGTTGGTAGAGAACATGTCTACGCGGAGCTGTGGGAAGTAGTAGCTGGAATCAAGCCCGGCAGGACAAGCCCACAGGAGGTAACAATATTTGACTCTGTGGGAATAGCTATAGAGGATCTCGCGGCCATAACCTATGTATATTCACTGGCTAAAGGCGACGATATCGGGACAACGATAAAGATTCTGCCTGAGACAAGTAACCCTAAAGACCTGTTCTCGCTTATAGCCAAACCTCTACAAGGAAGAGAAAAAGGCTTCTTGAAGAACATAAAATTATACGAGAATTAG
- a CDS encoding HepT-like ribonuclease domain-containing protein, which translates to MQEIVGLRNIIVHMYADIDAEIIYDNLEDIIQTLREAAAKLLESSKAKNIDP; encoded by the coding sequence TTGCAGGAAATTGTTGGGCTAAGAAACATCATTGTTCACATGTACGCCGATATAGATGCAGAAATCATCTATGACAACTTGGAAGACATAATCCAGACACTAAGAGAGGCCGCCGCGAAACTTCTTGAGTCCAGCAAAGCGAAGAATATAGACCCATAA
- a CDS encoding SLC13 family permease, producing MWSLVVAGISLAVIVWGLLARSRFRSLPFWAVMAFASFIVVAGGLVPVDGLGQAVDIDVILFLIGMFSIVSLAESSGLLDAVAYWFLARVGSVWRLFIVLSIVFGLLAAVTVNDAVAVLGTVMVGSIARVAGLGLEPFLFMLAFSVTIGSVATPIGNPQNVLIAVQSGMKAPLLSFLRVLLLPSLINLLVVPLVLLKWFKISDKKLELLVIPGEAIRNRRDAMIAAIGLTSVVALLLANDALSIAGLPHVENIGFIPFIVAAATYIFVSDPRGILEKVNWGTIVFFIAMFITMKGVWSSGLLQPLVAVLMDKKLYGLEGIAAISVESLALSQLLSNVPFTQFFIQYMKTIGYTPSDVWAWLVLACSSTIAGNLTLLGAASNIIIMEVAEERYSKSLGFIEFAKLGTIVTAINMAIYLPFLYLAVYL from the coding sequence GTGTGGAGCCTCGTTGTTGCAGGCATATCACTGGCCGTTATTGTATGGGGACTGCTGGCTAGGTCAAGGTTTCGGAGTTTGCCCTTCTGGGCAGTGATGGCGTTTGCCTCCTTCATTGTTGTTGCCGGCGGCCTCGTGCCAGTCGATGGTCTCGGGCAAGCTGTCGACATAGACGTCATTCTCTTCTTGATCGGCATGTTTAGCATTGTGAGCCTCGCAGAGTCTTCTGGACTCCTAGACGCAGTCGCATATTGGTTTCTAGCGAGGGTTGGGAGTGTATGGAGGTTATTTATAGTTCTCTCCATTGTATTTGGGCTACTTGCGGCCGTCACTGTTAACGACGCTGTCGCAGTCTTGGGCACAGTCATGGTTGGCAGTATTGCCCGTGTAGCGGGGCTCGGCCTGGAGCCCTTCCTGTTCATGCTCGCCTTCAGCGTGACGATCGGCTCTGTAGCTACGCCTATAGGCAACCCCCAGAATGTCTTAATTGCTGTTCAGAGCGGGATGAAGGCTCCTCTTTTAAGCTTTCTGAGGGTTCTGCTACTTCCGTCCCTGATTAACCTCCTCGTGGTCCCACTGGTTCTACTAAAGTGGTTCAAGATAAGCGACAAAAAGCTGGAGCTATTAGTTATTCCGGGCGAGGCGATAAGGAACAGGAGAGACGCTATGATTGCAGCAATAGGGCTGACCAGCGTCGTCGCGCTCCTATTGGCTAACGATGCCCTTTCAATAGCTGGCCTCCCACACGTAGAGAACATAGGCTTCATCCCATTCATTGTTGCCGCGGCAACTTACATCTTTGTGTCCGACCCCAGAGGTATACTCGAGAAGGTAAACTGGGGAACAATAGTCTTCTTCATCGCAATGTTCATAACGATGAAGGGCGTCTGGTCCAGTGGCCTTCTCCAGCCCCTAGTAGCCGTCCTAATGGACAAGAAGCTCTATGGCCTAGAAGGAATAGCCGCAATAAGCGTCGAGAGCCTGGCTCTAAGCCAGCTCCTTTCAAACGTCCCATTTACACAGTTCTTTATCCAGTACATGAAGACTATCGGCTATACCCCTAGCGACGTGTGGGCGTGGCTAGTGCTTGCCTGTAGCTCAACCATCGCTGGAAACCTCACACTCCTAGGCGCGGCTTCAAACATCATAATCATGGAGGTCGCAGAGGAAAGATACTCAAAGTCCCTTGGCTTCATAGAGTTTGCAAAGCTAGGAACAATTGTCACAGCCATAAACATGGCAATATATCTCCCATTCCTATACCTCGCAGTCTATCTTTGA
- the csx1 gene encoding CRISPR-associated CARF protein Csx1, translating into MGQSGIDTLIVVPWGHPAGWRQVRYTTKGISLDHCTTLPLLLKMFPRSEVFVLVLDSLVEEAPKPQSPSKCWQCYEENIEHLRYASQAKSYKELRDQLAGFLSSYVKCLLGDQYKPVIHPVICPAVGRPGGKWIFRGNPRDFESIALYDLGKTIMEKPFSSIVVDTTHGVNFMPSLTTRLANRLASLLLARHEHLVLAEQRGVKIYIYNADPVPLASPGQPEMSLNLIAEETHSSIQIPPVIPENLLETMEPGTQPYIELNKTYFEYAGLVASSLYYPLPLLLVHAVSQETAAKAWEALEKAHGEWETSVEISGNTVQRRLAINPDALYLLMLTVAVARRLKEKGLSYPSDTRQLAQVLPLYEAVNEAYRYIIEDELARIEKKTFRIQRILKEADWTPLYLIYIEPNQHFSAVKKRTMIAHAGLQKEIVQVKLLENGQVLLRYNSAWENRPLQQLSSSGLLLPQYKATY; encoded by the coding sequence ATGGGTCAAAGCGGGATCGACACACTTATAGTGGTACCGTGGGGCCACCCGGCGGGCTGGCGCCAGGTAAGGTATACTACTAAGGGGATATCACTTGATCATTGCACTACTCTCCCTTTACTCTTAAAAATGTTCCCCAGGTCAGAAGTATTCGTCTTAGTCCTCGATAGCCTTGTAGAGGAAGCCCCTAAGCCACAGTCTCCCAGCAAATGCTGGCAATGCTATGAAGAGAATATCGAGCATCTTCGATATGCTTCTCAAGCAAAGAGCTACAAAGAACTTAGGGATCAACTTGCAGGTTTCTTGTCCAGCTATGTCAAATGCTTGCTGGGAGACCAATATAAGCCAGTCATACACCCGGTAATATGTCCAGCCGTGGGACGGCCTGGCGGCAAGTGGATTTTCAGGGGAAACCCAAGAGACTTCGAGTCAATAGCACTCTACGATCTCGGAAAAACGATAATGGAGAAGCCCTTTAGCAGTATCGTTGTCGACACGACGCACGGCGTAAACTTTATGCCGAGCCTAACCACGAGGCTTGCCAATAGGCTTGCCAGCCTCTTATTAGCTAGACACGAACACCTCGTGCTTGCAGAACAAAGGGGAGTCAAGATATACATCTACAACGCTGACCCGGTGCCCCTAGCGAGCCCCGGACAGCCAGAGATGAGCCTAAACCTCATAGCCGAAGAGACACATTCCTCGATACAGATACCCCCAGTTATACCTGAAAACCTTTTGGAGACAATGGAGCCTGGAACACAGCCCTACATAGAATTGAACAAGACTTACTTCGAATATGCAGGCCTCGTGGCGAGCTCCCTCTACTATCCACTCCCACTGTTGCTAGTACACGCTGTCTCCCAAGAAACAGCAGCCAAAGCCTGGGAAGCGCTCGAGAAAGCACATGGAGAATGGGAAACCAGCGTAGAGATCTCGGGCAACACTGTCCAGAGGAGGCTAGCCATCAACCCAGACGCCCTTTACTTGCTTATGCTAACTGTGGCAGTGGCAAGGCGCCTCAAAGAGAAAGGTCTAAGCTACCCAAGCGACACAAGACAACTAGCTCAAGTTCTACCGCTATATGAGGCTGTAAACGAGGCATATAGATACATTATAGAGGACGAGCTCGCCAGAATAGAGAAGAAAACCTTCCGAATACAAAGAATCCTGAAAGAAGCAGACTGGACGCCCCTATACCTAATATACATTGAGCCAAACCAGCATTTCTCTGCCGTCAAGAAGAGGACAATGATAGCACACGCTGGCCTACAGAAAGAAATAGTCCAAGTTAAACTTTTGGAAAATGGACAAGTTCTCCTCAGATACAACAGCGCCTGGGAGAACAGGCCCTTACAGCAACTGAGCTCTTCAGGCCTGCTTCTCCCACAATATAAGGCAACTTATTGA